One Deltaproteobacteria bacterium DNA window includes the following coding sequences:
- a CDS encoding isoleucine--tRNA ligase, protein MDYKDTLNLPKTGFPMRGNLPQNEPKQVEKWDKDGTYFQILQANQGKPRFLLHDGPPYANGNIHIGHALNKILKDIIVKYQAMTGHSAPYVPGWDCHGLPIELQVEKNVGRAKKLAMSKAEIRQLCKEYAEKYIAIQRDEFKRLGVLGDWDKPYRTLEPRYEAQEVRELGKFVASGSLYRKKKPVYWCASCVTALAEAEVEYEDHTSTSVYVKFAVNDDGGRMKADGKTYFVIWTTTPWTLPANQAIALHPKFTYRLVKTAQGNLVINQELIDSVMQAIGLAAGQYEIGAAAWTGAELEGIVCRHPWLERDSKIVLGDYVTQDQGTGCVHIAPGHGQEDYEVGMRYGLPVMAPVDPQGRFTAEAGDLQGESVFKADPRIVQKLIEHNALLKEDKLSHSYPHCWRCKKPVIFRATEQWFISMETNGLRDQALRAIDEVKWIPPWGRDRIRGMLEARPDWCISRQRSWGVPIPAVYCKKCNQALLTEEICNHVAAIFEKEGSDAWFTRPVNELMPADLKCPECGGQDFSREEDILDVWFDSGVSYAAVVEQDPRLGGRADLYLEGSDQHRGWFHTALLTSLATRGRAPYASVLTHGFTLDGKGRKMSKSLGNVIAPQEISKKFGAEILRLWVSAEDYREDVRISDEILNRLVEAYRRVRNTARFLISNLYDFDPARDRVERSELDELDRWILQRTENLLARCREAYEKCEFHAVYHSLNNFCSVDLSSQYLDIVKDRLYCEGAKSVPRRAAQTTLCRILDVLVHLIAPILSFTAEEIWQYLPDPAAPPKSVFLSQIPEPDTSFADSALAEKWDRILRERSEVLKALEQARTSGIIGHSLDAKVVFENRHEQASLLPGLMQADRTRLQDLLIVSQANDSTESASSNGAESSYEATSINCLIKVSKADGEKCERCWKYDVKVGADKNHPTACPRCAAVLNGGAVA, encoded by the coding sequence ATGGACTACAAAGACACATTGAATCTGCCCAAGACCGGGTTTCCCATGCGCGGCAACTTGCCGCAGAACGAACCCAAACAGGTCGAGAAGTGGGATAAAGACGGAACTTATTTTCAAATTCTTCAGGCCAATCAAGGCAAGCCGCGCTTTCTTCTGCACGACGGCCCGCCCTACGCCAACGGCAACATCCACATCGGCCACGCACTCAACAAGATTCTCAAAGACATCATCGTAAAATACCAGGCGATGACCGGCCACTCGGCTCCCTATGTGCCGGGCTGGGATTGCCATGGCTTGCCCATCGAGTTGCAAGTCGAGAAGAACGTCGGCCGCGCGAAAAAGTTGGCCATGAGCAAGGCGGAAATTCGCCAGCTTTGCAAAGAGTATGCGGAAAAGTACATTGCGATTCAGCGCGACGAGTTCAAACGGCTCGGCGTGCTCGGCGATTGGGACAAACCTTATCGCACGCTGGAACCGCGGTACGAAGCCCAGGAAGTGCGCGAGCTGGGCAAGTTCGTCGCCTCGGGCTCGCTCTATCGTAAGAAGAAGCCGGTTTACTGGTGCGCCTCGTGTGTGACGGCGTTGGCCGAAGCGGAAGTCGAGTATGAAGATCATACTTCGACTTCGGTGTACGTTAAGTTCGCCGTCAATGACGATGGCGGAAGAATGAAGGCGGATGGTAAGACGTACTTCGTCATCTGGACCACCACGCCATGGACTTTGCCGGCCAATCAGGCGATCGCGCTTCATCCCAAGTTTACCTATCGGTTGGTGAAAACCGCGCAAGGTAATTTAGTCATCAATCAGGAATTGATCGACAGCGTTATGCAGGCGATCGGTCTTGCGGCCGGCCAGTATGAAATCGGCGCAGCCGCTTGGACCGGTGCTGAGCTTGAAGGCATCGTTTGTCGCCATCCTTGGCTCGAGCGCGATTCGAAGATCGTGCTCGGCGACTACGTCACGCAGGACCAAGGCACCGGCTGCGTGCATATCGCGCCGGGGCATGGCCAAGAAGACTACGAAGTCGGCATGCGCTACGGCTTGCCGGTGATGGCGCCGGTGGACCCGCAAGGTCGATTCACCGCGGAAGCGGGCGACTTGCAAGGCGAGTCGGTGTTCAAAGCCGATCCGCGCATCGTGCAAAAATTAATTGAGCATAACGCTCTGCTCAAGGAAGATAAACTGTCGCACAGCTACCCGCACTGCTGGCGCTGTAAAAAGCCGGTGATCTTTCGCGCCACTGAGCAGTGGTTTATCTCCATGGAGACCAACGGCCTGCGCGACCAAGCTCTGCGCGCCATCGACGAAGTGAAGTGGATTCCGCCCTGGGGGCGAGATCGGATTCGCGGCATGCTCGAAGCGCGGCCGGATTGGTGCATCTCGCGCCAACGTTCCTGGGGCGTGCCGATCCCGGCGGTCTACTGCAAGAAATGCAATCAAGCGCTGCTGACCGAGGAGATTTGCAATCATGTCGCGGCGATATTCGAAAAAGAAGGATCGGACGCTTGGTTTACTCGGCCGGTGAACGAACTGATGCCGGCGGATTTAAAATGTCCCGAATGCGGCGGTCAGGATTTTTCCCGCGAGGAAGATATTCTCGATGTCTGGTTCGACTCCGGCGTCAGTTACGCTGCGGTGGTTGAACAGGATCCGCGTCTCGGCGGGCGGGCCGACCTTTATCTCGAAGGCAGCGACCAACATCGCGGCTGGTTTCATACCGCGCTGTTAACTTCCCTGGCGACCCGCGGCCGGGCGCCCTACGCGAGCGTTCTCACTCACGGCTTCACATTGGACGGCAAGGGCAGAAAAATGTCCAAGTCGCTGGGCAACGTGATCGCGCCCCAGGAGATCAGCAAAAAGTTTGGCGCGGAAATTTTGCGCTTGTGGGTGTCGGCGGAAGATTATCGCGAGGATGTCAGAATCTCCGACGAGATTCTCAATCGCTTAGTCGAAGCCTACCGCCGAGTGCGCAACACGGCGCGCTTTCTGATCAGTAATCTTTACGATTTCGATCCGGCCAGAGATCGCGTCGAGCGCAGTGAGTTGGACGAGTTGGACCGGTGGATTTTGCAGCGCACGGAAAATTTGCTGGCGCGCTGCCGCGAAGCCTATGAAAAATGCGAGTTTCACGCCGTCTACCACAGCTTGAATAATTTTTGCAGCGTCGATCTGAGCTCCCAGTATCTCGACATCGTCAAAGACCGGCTCTACTGCGAAGGCGCTAAGTCAGTTCCGCGGCGCGCGGCGCAGACCACGCTATGCCGGATTCTCGACGTGCTGGTGCATTTGATTGCGCCGATTTTATCATTTACCGCGGAAGAAATTTGGCAATATCTGCCGGACCCAGCCGCTCCGCCGAAAAGTGTATTCCTGTCGCAAATTCCCGAACCGGATACCAGCTTTGCCGATAGTGCGCTGGCCGAGAAATGGGATCGCATCTTGCGCGAGCGTAGCGAGGTTCTAAAAGCGCTCGAACAAGCGCGCACCAGCGGCATCATCGGCCATTCGCTCGACGCTAAAGTGGTTTTCGAAAATCGCCACGAACAAGCGTCGCTCCTGCCCGGCTTGATGCAAGCGGACCGCACGCGGCTGCAAGATTTGTTGATCGTTTCTCAGGCCAACGATTCGACGGAAAGCGCTAGCTCGAACGGCGCGGAATCGAGCTACGAAGCGACGTCGATCAACTGTCTGATCAAAGTCAGCAAAGCCGACGGCGAAAAATGCGAGCGCTGTTGGAAGTACGATGTCAAAGTCGGCGCCGACAAAAATCACCCGACCGCCTGCCCGCGCTGCGCCGCGGTGCTCAACGGCGGAGCGGTTGCTTGA
- the lspA gene encoding signal peptidase II: MRALLEVRCQSRRRQKSPDRLPALRRGAQRRSGCLSVKWRVVSVWLVAIIVFDQLSKIVVDRAMALHQTIPIVDGVFNLTYVRNTGAAFGIFAGSAEMFRRPFLIVVSLLAIGFIFTLLKRLAEEARWLITALAFILGGAIGNLIDRVVYGEVIDFLDCFWGDYHWPAFNLADSFITVGVTITLIILIHTKGEDPFTAN; the protein is encoded by the coding sequence ATGCGAGCGCTGTTGGAAGTACGATGTCAAAGTCGGCGCCGACAAAAATCACCCGACCGCCTGCCCGCGCTGCGCCGCGGTGCTCAACGGCGGAGCGGTTGCTTGAGCGTGAAGTGGCGCGTTGTTAGCGTTTGGCTTGTAGCGATTATCGTTTTCGATCAGCTGAGTAAGATCGTCGTCGACCGCGCCATGGCGCTGCATCAGACGATTCCGATCGTCGACGGAGTTTTTAATCTCACCTATGTGCGCAACACCGGCGCGGCCTTCGGCATCTTCGCCGGTAGCGCTGAAATGTTTCGCCGGCCGTTTCTAATTGTTGTTTCACTGCTCGCCATCGGTTTCATTTTCACCTTGCTCAAACGTTTGGCTGAAGAAGCCCGCTGGCTGATCACCGCTCTGGCATTTATTCTCGGCGGCGCCATCGGCAACTTGATCGATCGGGTTGTTTACGGCGAGGTCATCGATTTTCTCGATTGCTTCTGGGGAGATTACCACTGGCCGGCGTTCAATCTTGCCGACAGTTTTATCACCGTCGGCGTCACGATCACTTTGATCATTCTGATCCACACGAAGGGCGAAGATCCCTTCACCGCCAATTAA
- a CDS encoding DNA mismatch repair protein MutS, whose amino-acid sequence MSKRRDEIDHDGDDGSPFSDPVIIPVEAHIDLHPFQPKDIASVVEEYLEQCKQAGFREVRLIHGKGKGVQRNIIRALLEKHGDVEAFHDAPLEAGSWGATIVILKAQI is encoded by the coding sequence ATGAGCAAGCGTCGCGATGAAATCGACCACGATGGTGACGATGGCTCGCCCTTTAGCGATCCGGTCATCATTCCCGTCGAAGCTCATATCGATCTCCATCCGTTTCAGCCCAAAGACATCGCCAGCGTCGTCGAAGAATACTTGGAGCAGTGCAAGCAAGCCGGTTTTCGCGAAGTGCGCTTAATCCACGGCAAGGGCAAGGGTGTGCAGCGTAATATCATTCGTGCGCTGCTGGAGAAGCATGGCGATGTCGAAGCGTTTCACGACGCGCCGCTGGAAGCCGGCAGCTGGGGCGCGACGATTGTGATACTCAAAGCGCAGATTTAA
- a CDS encoding ABC transporter substrate-binding protein, whose product MGRRAHRAVAERHRKRLKRKSQGGSMKKSNCFLVAWLVLAFSFQLAEAQSKRKVVFGVPVTPPNVVHIPPYVAKEMGFFNDLNIDVELVTFEGGTQTLRGSVAGGLDITGTSSDPAIIAAARGAGTKVIGTYSHKLSQSMLVQGDIKSCKDLKGRKIGIQEVGAFNEVISRAVMASCGLTPKDVDYVPVSTKGRVAGLLANQIDTAILHVDQALVAKKKKPELNILVNLWETLPKWLYAAYIAPEKEIKENRQLYVDIMTALIKANRFIYNNKAKTVEIAVKHTQQDSEAVAQTYDILAAAGAWPVNDGLPKDMVEWTINRQVELATIKVAEKPSYEKLVDISIIEAAIAKAGGRLKGDKRWD is encoded by the coding sequence ATGGGTCGAAGGGCGCATCGCGCCGTGGCGGAACGCCATCGAAAAAGATTAAAGCGAAAATCACAAGGGGGTTCCATGAAAAAATCAAATTGCTTTCTCGTCGCCTGGCTTGTTCTGGCATTTAGTTTTCAACTGGCCGAGGCGCAGAGCAAGCGCAAAGTCGTTTTCGGGGTGCCGGTCACGCCGCCCAACGTCGTGCACATTCCACCCTACGTCGCCAAGGAAATGGGATTTTTCAACGACCTCAATATTGACGTCGAATTGGTCACCTTCGAGGGCGGCACGCAAACCCTGCGCGGCAGCGTCGCCGGCGGACTCGACATCACCGGCACCAGCTCCGATCCGGCGATCATCGCCGCGGCCCGAGGCGCGGGCACCAAAGTCATCGGCACCTATTCGCATAAACTTTCTCAATCGATGTTGGTCCAGGGCGACATTAAAAGCTGCAAGGATCTAAAAGGCCGCAAAATCGGCATCCAGGAGGTGGGCGCGTTCAACGAAGTGATCAGCCGCGCGGTGATGGCGAGCTGCGGTCTCACGCCCAAGGACGTCGACTATGTGCCGGTCAGCACCAAAGGACGCGTCGCCGGACTTCTCGCCAATCAAATCGACACGGCGATTCTCCACGTCGATCAAGCGCTGGTCGCCAAGAAGAAAAAGCCTGAGCTGAATATTCTTGTCAATCTGTGGGAGACTTTGCCCAAGTGGCTCTACGCCGCCTACATCGCGCCGGAAAAAGAGATTAAAGAGAATCGCCAACTCTACGTCGACATCATGACCGCGCTGATCAAAGCCAATCGCTTTATCTACAACAACAAAGCCAAGACCGTCGAGATCGCCGTCAAACACACCCAGCAGGACAGTGAAGCGGTGGCGCAGACCTACGACATTCTCGCCGCCGCCGGCGCCTGGCCGGTCAACGATGGCCTGCCCAAAGACATGGTCGAGTGGACCATCAACCGGCAAGTCGAATTGGCGACGATCAAAGTCGCCGAGAAGCCGAGCTACGAAAAACTCGTCGACATCTCGATCATCGAAGCGGCGATTGCCAAAGCCGGCGGCCGCTTGAAAGGCGACAAACGCTGGGATTGA